One Stigmatella aurantiaca genomic window carries:
- a CDS encoding helix-turn-helix transcriptional regulator, whose protein sequence is MKSSRLLALLLVLQRRGTAKAAELAEELEVSVRTLYRDVAALMAAGVPVWTEPGPQGGIHLVEGWRTRLDGLTADEANALFLFGAPQAVADLGLATVAVSARAKVNATLPPELRGRASRIRERFLLDAPGWFSRSESLEALPAVAGAVWEGRRLDLQYGAPPKRRRVDPLGLVLKAGVWYLVARHEQALRTYRISRIHRAEGRPETFTRPEGFELAAWWAESSEAFDRSLLTYRCRVRVSPYAQVRLPQVVPHDAVRRMLEEAGAPDGEGWRTVDLLMEGEDVAAEQLTALGSGVEVLEPLALRQRLYEVATRMAALNGLKAAP, encoded by the coding sequence ATGAAATCCAGCCGCCTGCTTGCCCTGCTTCTCGTGCTCCAGCGGCGAGGGACCGCCAAGGCCGCGGAACTCGCCGAAGAGCTGGAGGTCTCCGTGCGCACGCTCTACCGGGACGTGGCCGCGCTGATGGCGGCGGGGGTGCCCGTGTGGACGGAGCCGGGGCCCCAAGGGGGCATCCACCTGGTGGAGGGCTGGCGCACCCGGCTGGATGGGCTGACCGCCGACGAGGCGAACGCCCTGTTCCTCTTCGGCGCGCCGCAGGCCGTGGCGGACCTGGGCCTGGCCACGGTGGCCGTCAGTGCCCGGGCGAAGGTGAATGCGACGCTGCCCCCGGAACTCCGGGGCCGGGCGAGCCGGATCCGGGAGCGGTTCCTGCTCGATGCGCCCGGGTGGTTCTCGCGCTCCGAGTCCCTGGAGGCCCTGCCCGCAGTGGCCGGAGCAGTCTGGGAGGGCCGCCGGTTGGATCTTCAGTATGGCGCGCCCCCGAAGCGGCGGCGCGTGGACCCGCTGGGGCTCGTGCTCAAGGCGGGCGTCTGGTACCTGGTGGCGCGGCACGAGCAGGCGCTGCGCACCTACCGGATCAGCCGGATCCACCGGGCGGAAGGGAGACCCGAGACCTTCACCCGGCCCGAAGGGTTCGAGCTGGCCGCATGGTGGGCCGAGTCTTCGGAGGCCTTCGACCGCTCCTTGCTGACGTACCGGTGCCGTGTGCGGGTGTCCCCGTATGCGCAAGTCCGCCTGCCCCAGGTGGTTCCGCACGATGCGGTCCGCCGCATGCTCGAAGAGGCGGGAGCACCGGATGGGGAGGGGTGGCGGACCGTGGACTTGCTGATGGAGGGAGAGGACGTGGCAGCGGAGCAACTCACGGCCCTGGGAAGCGGGGTCGAGGTGCTGGAGCCGCTGGCCCTGCGCCAACGGCTGTATGAGGTGGCCACCCGGATGGCGGCCCTGAACGGACTCAAGGCTGCTCCGTAA
- a CDS encoding dihydrofolate reductase family protein codes for MTRTQYYVAASIDGFIADSAGKLDWLFQFNDTEGVTAHYEAFMKEVGPLAMGAATYEFILNENHPWPYADRPTWVFTHRKLPAIPGANLRFTTEDVGAVHAQMVEAAAGKNIWLIGGGHLVAQFVQRGLLDEIHLGLIPVVLGGGIPLLPAALTSPLELTGLTRFARGMVELRYAIPRPTR; via the coding sequence ATGACACGCACTCAATATTACGTGGCGGCCAGCATCGACGGGTTCATCGCGGACAGCGCGGGCAAGCTCGACTGGCTCTTCCAATTCAATGACACCGAAGGCGTGACCGCGCACTACGAGGCCTTCATGAAGGAGGTGGGGCCGCTCGCCATGGGCGCCGCCACCTACGAGTTCATCCTCAACGAGAACCACCCCTGGCCCTATGCGGACCGGCCCACGTGGGTCTTCACCCACCGGAAGCTCCCCGCCATCCCGGGCGCGAACCTCCGCTTCACCACCGAGGACGTGGGCGCCGTTCACGCCCAGATGGTGGAGGCCGCCGCGGGCAAGAACATCTGGCTCATCGGCGGCGGCCACCTCGTCGCCCAGTTCGTCCAGCGCGGCTTGCTGGATGAGATTCACCTGGGCCTCATCCCCGTCGTCCTCGGCGGCGGCATTCCCCTGCTCCCGGCGGCCCTCACGAGCCCCCTGGAGCTCACGGGGCTTACCCGCTTCGCCCGGGGCATGGTCGAGCTGCGCTACGCGATTCCCCGCCCCACCCGGTGA
- a CDS encoding glycosyl hydrolase family 18 protein, translating into MKWSLVMRIAWMMVVSAGVAHAGDAPAYDVKTTSIVGQQDAEIRCPSVCTKAGHGGWNGQWTNTPPSGIGPVCGCTAKPKAVTTSAKESQRSTQAISPPIAAAWMYMSDDQQYNTIPQAWPDINFKNVDVLYTGPAGVQADGTFGLYSSASTGDLSNRFKWLIQRARSQNPKIKIIVSQWWGSGNGIWGSSLEALNTDAAIRKYTGSVAAFLHSYLGVSGGVDGFDIDYESNNVSSNISKITAQIRTQLDALSKANGGRPFYLTASPATTSNLGPAVASLNFVNMQTYAGGSDLTPQSFIEIGLKPQQLLYGICPESQCTTPSVSKAESQYTTYGLAGIHLWRLNSDNYTYENQVQAQVYSFLHKP; encoded by the coding sequence ATGAAGTGGTCATTGGTGATGCGGATTGCCTGGATGATGGTTGTTTCTGCCGGTGTGGCGCACGCGGGAGATGCGCCTGCCTATGATGTGAAGACGACGTCCATTGTCGGCCAGCAGGACGCGGAAATTCGGTGCCCGTCCGTTTGCACGAAGGCGGGGCACGGTGGCTGGAACGGGCAGTGGACGAACACGCCACCTTCGGGAATTGGACCTGTTTGCGGCTGCACCGCCAAGCCGAAGGCGGTGACAACAAGCGCCAAGGAGAGCCAGCGATCCACCCAGGCGATCTCCCCACCGATCGCGGCGGCGTGGATGTACATGTCCGATGACCAGCAGTACAACACCATTCCGCAGGCGTGGCCTGACATCAACTTCAAGAATGTGGATGTTCTGTATACCGGGCCCGCTGGTGTTCAAGCCGATGGAACCTTCGGGCTCTACAGCTCGGCAAGCACAGGAGACCTCTCCAACCGGTTCAAGTGGCTCATCCAGAGAGCCCGTAGCCAGAATCCGAAGATCAAGATTATCGTCTCCCAGTGGTGGGGAAGCGGCAACGGCATCTGGGGGAGTTCGCTGGAGGCCCTGAATACCGATGCAGCGATCCGCAAGTACACTGGCTCGGTGGCTGCATTTTTGCATTCGTATCTGGGGGTCAGTGGTGGCGTAGACGGATTCGACATCGACTATGAATCCAATAACGTCAGCAGCAACATCTCGAAGATTACCGCACAAATCCGGACCCAGTTGGATGCTCTCAGCAAGGCGAACGGCGGCAGGCCATTTTACCTGACTGCGTCACCGGCCACGACCAGCAACCTGGGCCCGGCCGTGGCCTCTCTGAACTTTGTCAACATGCAAACCTATGCAGGTGGTAGCGACCTCACGCCGCAGAGCTTCATCGAGATCGGCCTGAAGCCGCAGCAACTGCTCTACGGAATCTGCCCAGAGTCGCAGTGCACGACCCCGTCGGTTTCGAAAGCCGAATCTCAATACACCACATACGGGCTCGCGGGAATCCATCTGTGGCGGTTGAACTCGGACAACTACACCTACGAAAATCAAGTGCAAGCTCAGGTCTACAGCTTCTTGCACAAGCCGTAA
- a CDS encoding M14 family metallopeptidase, producing the protein MPLHAAGVLAVAALTLSPAVPPTVSPQEAAPSASRPAVILARVSFKDRADLNRLAETLDLSAAVDHGKKTVEAVLSPVEFDALVKEGRRVELLEEPTRLLNAPRDGMHILAGIPGYSCYRTVDETYAAMASLATTYPNLASWNDIGDSWDKLTAGGKPGDDMRVLVLTNKSRPGTKPRFFLMGGIHAREYTTAEMATRFAEQLASRYGTDPDSTWLLDHYELHVVVQSNPDGRRIAETGLSKRKNTNSSLGSCTTTTYGVDLNRNSSFDWGGPGASTSACSETYRGRAAGSEPETQALESYIRSIFPDQRGTSLTDPAPADATGVMVSLHSYGGYVLYPWGIGTASSPNGTQLRTLGRKFNYFNGYEACQSSLCLYDAAGATDDFAYGTLGVAAYTFEMGGSFFESCTTFENTIYPKNLSALYYAFKAARRPYQTPSGPDSVSLTLSASTVTAGTSVTLTAQANDTRYGTNGGTEASQAIAAARFSIDNPSWVSGTPVYAMSPVDGSFSSSIESVRGTVFTSGLTPGRHTLFVESQDRNGNWGAPTAIFLNVQ; encoded by the coding sequence ATGCCGCTCCATGCCGCAGGTGTACTCGCTGTCGCAGCGCTGACCCTTTCACCCGCCGTTCCCCCCACGGTTTCTCCCCAGGAGGCTGCCCCCAGCGCCTCGCGTCCCGCCGTCATCCTGGCGCGGGTGTCCTTCAAGGACCGGGCGGATCTCAACCGGCTCGCCGAGACGTTGGATCTCAGTGCGGCGGTGGACCACGGGAAGAAGACCGTGGAGGCGGTGCTCTCGCCCGTGGAGTTCGACGCGCTGGTGAAGGAGGGGCGGCGGGTGGAGCTCCTCGAGGAGCCGACCCGGCTCCTGAACGCGCCGCGTGATGGAATGCACATCCTGGCCGGCATCCCCGGCTACTCCTGCTACCGCACGGTGGACGAGACCTACGCCGCCATGGCGTCGCTGGCCACCACCTACCCGAACCTCGCCTCGTGGAACGACATCGGCGACAGCTGGGACAAGCTGACGGCCGGGGGCAAGCCCGGGGATGACATGCGGGTGCTGGTGCTGACGAACAAGTCCCGCCCGGGCACCAAGCCGCGCTTCTTCCTCATGGGTGGCATCCACGCCCGCGAGTACACGACGGCCGAGATGGCCACGCGCTTCGCCGAGCAGCTGGCGAGCCGCTACGGCACGGACCCGGACAGCACCTGGCTGCTCGACCATTACGAGCTCCACGTGGTGGTGCAGTCCAACCCGGACGGCCGCCGCATCGCGGAGACGGGGCTCTCCAAGCGCAAGAACACCAACAGCAGCCTGGGCTCCTGCACCACGACGACGTACGGGGTGGACCTCAACCGCAACAGCAGCTTCGATTGGGGCGGGCCGGGCGCGAGCACCAGCGCGTGCAGCGAGACCTACCGCGGGCGCGCGGCCGGCTCGGAGCCGGAGACCCAGGCCCTGGAGAGCTACATCCGGTCCATCTTCCCGGACCAGCGGGGGACGTCCCTCACCGACCCCGCCCCCGCGGATGCAACGGGCGTGATGGTCTCCCTGCACAGCTACGGTGGCTATGTGCTCTACCCGTGGGGCATCGGCACGGCATCCTCGCCGAACGGCACGCAGCTGCGCACGCTGGGGCGCAAGTTCAACTACTTCAACGGCTACGAGGCCTGCCAGTCGAGCTTGTGCCTCTACGACGCGGCCGGCGCCACGGATGACTTCGCCTACGGCACCCTCGGTGTGGCGGCGTACACCTTCGAGATGGGCGGCTCCTTCTTCGAGAGCTGCACCACGTTCGAGAACACCATCTACCCGAAGAACCTCTCGGCCCTCTATTACGCCTTCAAGGCGGCGCGGCGGCCGTACCAGACGCCGTCGGGCCCGGACTCCGTCAGCCTGACGCTGTCGGCCAGCACCGTCACGGCGGGCACCTCGGTGACGCTCACCGCCCAGGCCAATGACACCCGCTACGGCACCAACGGCGGCACCGAGGCCTCGCAGGCGATCGCCGCCGCGCGCTTCTCCATCGACAACCCGTCGTGGGTGTCGGGAACGCCGGTGTACGCGATGAGCCCGGTGGATGGCAGCTTCAGCAGCTCCATCGAGTCCGTCCGGGGCACGGTGTTCACCTCCGGGCTGACGCCAGGACGGCACACCCTCTTCGTCGAGAGCCAGGACCGCAACGGCAACTGGGGCGCGCCCACCGCCATCTTTCTGAACGTGCAGTAG
- a CDS encoding mannan-binding protein gives MKWMMHVMAAVMMMFVSVGAAQAADAPACDAKTSPIVNQQDANKRCPAVCTQVGYQSWNGQWTNTPPSGAGPVCGCAVKSKDAKTSPLANQKDAESRCPSVCKGVDGIWNGQWTNTPPSGGGPVCGCYQMKAADVKTSSIANQQDAEKRCPSVCTNAKATWNGQWTNTPPSGVGPVCGCLTPSCGGT, from the coding sequence ATGAAGTGGATGATGCACGTGATGGCCGCAGTGATGATGATGTTCGTGTCTGTCGGCGCGGCGCAGGCGGCAGATGCGCCTGCTTGTGATGCAAAGACCTCGCCCATCGTGAACCAGCAGGATGCGAACAAGCGGTGTCCGGCTGTGTGTACTCAGGTTGGCTATCAGAGCTGGAATGGACAGTGGACGAACACGCCGCCCTCCGGCGCTGGGCCTGTCTGCGGCTGTGCCGTCAAGTCGAAGGATGCGAAGACCTCGCCTCTCGCGAACCAGAAGGATGCGGAAAGTCGGTGCCCGTCCGTTTGCAAGGGCGTCGATGGCATCTGGAACGGACAGTGGACGAACACGCCTCCCTCGGGCGGTGGGCCTGTCTGCGGCTGTTATCAGATGAAAGCCGCCGATGTGAAGACGAGTTCTATCGCGAACCAGCAGGATGCGGAGAAGCGGTGCCCGTCCGTCTGCACCAACGCCAAGGCAACCTGGAACGGACAGTGGACGAACACGCCGCCCTCGGGTGTGGGCCCTGTCTGCGGATGCCTCACTCCGTCCTGCGGCGGAACCTGA
- a CDS encoding acyl-CoA synthetase, whose product MSSVSPRNMTDYEAVYRSFRWERPEHFNFATDVIDTHAAQRPEALAMLWSDEAGNQRRVTFAELRRHSLQAARFLTDLGLRRGERVFLVLPRIPEWWFLVLGCMRAGLVFMPGTPMLTPKDIRYRLAAGQAQAVITDASCLDRFEGLVGTGPVKHWIALGEAPAPWLRYAGEPTEGTEGVSFPPTRADEPMLLYFTSGTTGMPKQVLHTHASYGLGHGVTGRYWLDLTPEDRHLTLSDTGWAKCAWGKLFGPWSQGACNVVYDYRGRFDAPRILKMLETQRVTTFCAPPTAWRALVLQDLSKYDLSAIRHAVSAGEPLNPEVIDTWKAATGLHIREGYGQTETVVVVGMFPALEPRVGSMGKPSPGFTVSIIDDQGQEVATGQEGDIAVRVAPERPVGLFQGYLDDDAANAACRRGDWYVTGDRAVKDAEGYFWFVGRADDVIKTSGYRVGPFEVESALLEHAAVAESAVIGVPDERIGQRIKAYVILAPGYTGSPELAVELQEHVKRTTAAYKYPREIEFVTELPKTVSGKIRRAELRGSAR is encoded by the coding sequence ATGTCCTCTGTCTCCCCTCGCAACATGACGGATTACGAGGCGGTCTACCGGTCCTTCCGGTGGGAGCGGCCCGAGCATTTCAACTTCGCCACGGACGTCATCGACACGCACGCGGCGCAGCGCCCCGAGGCCCTGGCGATGCTCTGGTCGGACGAGGCCGGGAACCAGCGGCGCGTCACCTTCGCGGAGCTGCGGCGGCACTCGCTCCAAGCGGCGCGGTTCCTCACGGACCTGGGCTTGCGGCGCGGCGAGCGGGTGTTCCTCGTGCTGCCGCGCATCCCGGAGTGGTGGTTCCTGGTGCTGGGCTGTATGCGCGCGGGCCTCGTCTTCATGCCGGGCACGCCGATGCTCACGCCCAAGGACATCCGCTACCGGCTGGCGGCCGGTCAGGCGCAAGCGGTCATCACCGACGCAAGCTGCCTGGACCGCTTCGAGGGGCTGGTGGGCACGGGGCCGGTGAAGCACTGGATTGCCCTGGGCGAGGCGCCCGCGCCGTGGCTCCGCTACGCGGGGGAGCCGACGGAGGGGACGGAAGGGGTGTCCTTTCCGCCCACACGCGCGGACGAGCCCATGCTCCTCTATTTCACCTCGGGCACCACGGGCATGCCGAAGCAGGTGCTCCACACCCATGCCAGCTATGGCCTGGGGCATGGGGTGACGGGGCGCTACTGGCTGGATTTGACGCCCGAGGACCGGCACCTGACGCTGTCGGACACGGGCTGGGCCAAGTGCGCCTGGGGCAAGCTGTTCGGGCCCTGGAGCCAGGGCGCGTGCAACGTCGTCTACGACTACCGGGGGCGGTTCGACGCGCCGCGCATCCTGAAGATGCTGGAGACGCAGCGGGTGACGACGTTCTGCGCGCCGCCCACGGCGTGGCGAGCGCTCGTGCTGCAGGACCTGTCGAAGTACGACCTGAGCGCCATCCGCCACGCGGTGAGCGCGGGGGAGCCGCTGAACCCGGAAGTCATCGACACGTGGAAGGCGGCGACGGGGCTGCACATCCGCGAAGGCTACGGGCAGACGGAGACGGTGGTGGTGGTGGGGATGTTCCCGGCGCTGGAGCCGCGGGTGGGCTCCATGGGCAAGCCCTCTCCGGGCTTCACGGTCTCGATTATCGATGATCAGGGCCAGGAGGTGGCCACGGGGCAGGAGGGGGACATCGCGGTGCGCGTGGCCCCGGAGCGGCCGGTGGGGCTGTTCCAGGGCTATCTGGACGACGACGCGGCCAACGCGGCCTGCCGGCGCGGGGACTGGTACGTCACGGGAGACCGGGCGGTGAAGGACGCGGAGGGCTACTTCTGGTTCGTGGGGCGGGCGGATGACGTCATCAAGACGTCGGGCTACCGGGTGGGGCCCTTCGAGGTGGAGTCCGCGCTGCTCGAGCACGCGGCGGTGGCCGAGTCCGCGGTCATCGGCGTGCCGGATGAGCGCATCGGCCAGCGCATCAAGGCCTACGTCATCCTGGCGCCGGGGTACACGGGCTCCCCGGAGCTGGCGGTGGAGCTCCAGGAGCACGTGAAGCGCACGACGGCCGCGTACAAGTACCCCCGGGAGATCGAATTCGTGACGGAGCTGCCCAAGACGGTGAGCGGGAAGATCCGCCGCGCCGAGCTGCGAGGCTCCGCGCGGTAG
- a CDS encoding type VI immunity family protein: MNWEEFIGCAPSSSLQVQSRILPAYRELARVLAPWRYHSHGGLLP; encoded by the coding sequence GTGAACTGGGAGGAGTTCATCGGTTGCGCTCCCTCCTCCTCTCTCCAAGTACAAAGCCGCATCTTGCCTGCGTACAGAGAACTGGCACGCGTGCTGGCCCCATGGCGCTATCACTCACACGGGGGCCTACTTCCCTGA
- a CDS encoding metal-dependent hydrolase, with amino-acid sequence MNPLVHAELSWLGAQGLRERRDRILVTCAGLAPDLDGLSLLGGEAAYARYHHVLFHGYAGALLTAAVCAAFARQRLAVALLSLATFHLHLLCDLLGSGPGWGIVYFWPTSPREFFWRGQWDLASWQNALVGLGASLACLACALRWRRTVVELLSPRWDAEVTRTVRRRFLGSDDPSV; translated from the coding sequence ATGAATCCTCTCGTCCATGCGGAGCTGTCCTGGCTGGGAGCCCAAGGGCTTCGCGAGCGCCGGGACCGGATCCTCGTCACGTGCGCGGGCCTGGCCCCGGATCTCGATGGGCTGTCCCTCCTCGGGGGAGAGGCCGCCTACGCCCGCTACCACCACGTGCTCTTTCACGGCTACGCGGGCGCGCTGCTCACGGCGGCCGTCTGCGCGGCCTTCGCGCGGCAACGCCTGGCGGTGGCCCTGCTGTCCCTGGCCACCTTTCACCTGCACCTCTTGTGTGACTTGCTGGGCAGCGGGCCCGGCTGGGGCATTGTCTATTTTTGGCCCACCTCCCCCCGGGAGTTCTTCTGGCGGGGCCAGTGGGACCTGGCCTCCTGGCAGAACGCGCTCGTGGGGCTGGGGGCAAGCCTGGCATGTCTGGCCTGTGCCCTGCGCTGGCGCCGCACCGTGGTGGAGCTGCTGTCGCCGCGCTGGGATGCCGAGGTGACGCGCACTGTGCGGCGCCGCTTCCTCGGGAGTGACGATCCTTCCGTATAA
- a CDS encoding polysaccharide lyase, with translation MKRFLLLVPALLMPALASAATLWKGDFETGNHSQWSRLQSVASDRLQVVTDVVREGRYALKVTVKKGDDPINASGNRNELLYLSHETTNTDYFYKWSTLFPKNYPSADKWQVFAQWHQNGCCGSPPLEFYVVGEEMRLRVGGSSGRIVWKAPLKREVWNDFVMHVKWSSDAKVGFVELYKDGKLVLPKTMAATQFGKEKNYLKLGLYRDESISPTATLYHDGFVMGTTLADVMPPPPAPVPVPEEAPAPVPETPSETEAELPNPSPLPDPGVGTPSAPSAPGYTTLPGDPGDDREDLEFGAPQGCGASATGGLPAMAAVGLIAAALLLRRRPVPVRVRARRR, from the coding sequence TTGAAGCGTTTCCTTCTGCTTGTCCCTGCCCTGCTGATGCCTGCCCTTGCCTCAGCAGCCACCCTCTGGAAAGGGGATTTCGAGACCGGCAATCACTCCCAGTGGTCCCGCCTCCAGAGCGTTGCCTCGGACAGGCTCCAGGTCGTCACGGATGTTGTGCGGGAAGGGCGCTATGCGCTCAAGGTGACGGTGAAGAAGGGGGATGACCCCATCAACGCCAGCGGCAACCGCAACGAGCTGCTGTACCTGAGCCACGAGACGACCAACACCGACTACTTCTACAAGTGGAGCACCCTGTTCCCGAAGAACTACCCCTCGGCGGACAAGTGGCAGGTGTTCGCGCAGTGGCACCAGAATGGCTGCTGCGGCTCGCCCCCCCTGGAGTTCTACGTGGTGGGCGAGGAGATGCGCCTGCGTGTGGGTGGCAGCTCCGGCCGCATCGTGTGGAAGGCGCCCCTCAAGCGCGAGGTGTGGAACGACTTCGTCATGCACGTGAAGTGGTCCTCCGACGCCAAGGTGGGCTTCGTCGAGCTCTACAAGGACGGCAAGCTCGTGCTGCCCAAGACGATGGCGGCCACCCAGTTCGGCAAGGAGAAGAACTACCTGAAGCTCGGCCTGTACCGGGACGAGAGCATCTCCCCCACCGCCACGCTCTACCATGATGGGTTCGTCATGGGCACGACCCTGGCGGACGTGATGCCCCCGCCCCCCGCGCCCGTGCCCGTGCCCGAGGAGGCCCCCGCCCCCGTGCCCGAGACGCCGTCCGAGACGGAGGCCGAGTTGCCCAATCCCTCTCCGCTGCCGGACCCCGGCGTGGGCACGCCGTCCGCTCCCTCCGCGCCGGGCTACACCACCCTGCCGGGCGACCCGGGGGATGACCGCGAGGACCTGGAGTTCGGTGCCCCGCAGGGCTGCGGTGCCTCCGCCACCGGCGGCCTGCCCGCCATGGCCGCGGTGGGGTTGATCGCCGCGGCCCTGCTCCTGCGCCGCCGCCCCGTCCCGGTCCGCGTCCGCGCCCGCCGGCGGTAG